GAAGCGGTAGACCTGACCCATCCACTCGCTGTCGCGCTTGGCCAGGTAGTCGTTCACGGTGACCACATGCACGCCCTTGCCGGCGAGCGCATTGAGGTACACCGGGAGCGTGGCCACGAGCGTTTTGCCTTCACCGGTCTTCATCTCGGCGATGTTGCCGCGATGGAGCACGATGCCGCCGATGATCTGCACATCGAAGTGGCGCATGCCCAGCGTGCGCCTGGCCGCCTCGCGCACCACGGCGAACGCCTCGGGCAGGAGGTCGTCGAGCTCCTCCCCCGCCTCCAGGCGGGAGCGGAACTCATCGGTCTTGGCGCGAAGCGCGTCATCGGTGAGCGGCTCGATCAACGGCTCGAACGCGTTGACCTGCTCTACCACCGACTCGTACTCACGAAACTGCTTACCCTCACCGGCGGTGAGGAGTCTGGTGAAGAAGTTGGCCATCGAGAAAGCGCTCCTTAAGGAGGCGAGAACGTACAGTATCCAGAACCTGCAGATTGTAGCACGGAGCCGGAGCGCCTCACCGCCGCCGTGACGTCTTGCGGGTGGTGTGAGGGGCCGGAAGCCCGTCGGCTTCCGGCCCCCTTGCGGTTCCACAGGCCCGCACGCATCCGCTCGCGTTGCTGGTGCCCCTCAGGAGGTCTCCCGACTCCTCACCGCTCCGCTCGCGTGCCGTGCGCGGTGACCTCGCAGGCAGCCTGCCGAACCGTCACAAGCACATCGTAGCCAGCAATGTTGAACAGGAATTCAACAGGAACCGAACACAGCGACGGCGAGTCTCCGGGCGCGAGATACTTCGGAGATCACCGCTACTCTCCATCCTCCATCGCGAGGACAGCCTGGAACAACTCGGTCGTTTCCGAGCAAGGGTCTATCCCGAGATCATCCACGAGACGTGTCCTGCACAGGTGATACGTTTCGATCGCCCCACTGCGCTGGCCGGCGGTCATCTGGCATCGCATGATCATCTGATAGACGTCCTCGCGCCAGGGATCGGTCGCCGATGCGCGACGGAGGAAGCTCAGGGCGGCATCGTAACGACCAGTCTCATACGCCGAGTCGGCCGCCACGAGCATGGCGTCACAGAACTCCCGCTTGAATCTGGCCCTGTCCTCCTCGAACCACGACTCATACAGATCGGCGGGCAGTAGGTCTCCCCGGTAGACTTCGGCGAGTAACTCGCCAGCCTCGACTACGTCAGCGTGCCTGCCGGATGAGTTGGCTTCTCGAATCGTACGTGAACATCGCCCGAAATCTGCGATATCCGAATGGACGGCCTCGGTGACCCGACACACCCCGCCCGTGCAGACGAGGAACCGGCGCCAGGCGTTTCCCCGCTCACCAGAGAGGATTGCGGTCTTGAGCGCACTCCAGGTCACGTAGAAGTTCCGTAACGCGCGCTCGCGATCCATATCCGGCCAGAGGTACTCGAGTATCACGTCTCTCGAGAGGTCACATCCTTGTCTGCACACGAGCATCAAGAACAGCCGCCGGGACTTCCTCTTGCACCAGTGTTCCTCTTCCACCCTTCCGCCGGGGCCCGTCACCTCAAGGCGCCCGAAGAGCTTGACGTGAAGATCGCTTGCGGCGGCGACCGGAACATTGGTGTCTGGCGGGGCGCTCATCGACCGCCCCATCAGCGTCCGCTCGGGTGACTCCTCGGGCCGACATCGTGACGCGATGTAGGTCCACTCGTCTGCAGTCAGCAGTCCCATCTCCGATGTCCTGGCAGCCTCTGCGACCCTCACGGGCACCAGCCACAGGAGTTTCGCAGACATCAGCAGCGGGCCGACGGCACGCGCCGCGAGCCCCAGGAGGCCCGGAAACGCGCGGACGTAGAATGCGAGGGTCATGTTCGGAGAGCCGCTCCTGATGTACTCCGTGTATGGCGTGAGAATCTGGACCGCGTCCGCAACCCGCCCCTCTCGACGCTCCACTTCGGCCATGACCAGATCGCTCCTGAACAAGTGGCCGGATGCAGCGGTGCCCCGAATCTCCGGCTCGACCTGATGGATGAGCTCCACTGCGATCGCCGGCTCATCCAGCGCGAGGTGCGTGGCGGCCGCCTCGATCATAGCCGCCAAGTACGTCATGCGGGCGCCCTCGCCAAGCGACTCAAGGAGTATCAGGCTTCTCTCGATAGTACTGAGCGCCCGATGGTTCTCCGTCATTGCGCGCAAAGAGCGCGCCGCATCGATGCCGTATGTTGCGACACCGAAGTCGTCCGACTGCTGTTCGAGGATCGCCATGGAATTGGAGTGGGCCTCATCGGCATCTTCCGTACGATCAGTGACGAACATGATGTTGGCGAGCGTACCGAGCGCATAGGCATGGAGAGCCTCAAGGCCTTTGAGGTTCGCGACCTCGCTGATGACCGACCCGAGGATCTCCTCTGCCGTATCCACTTCCCCGAGTTCCGCCAGGGCCGTCGCATAGTTCGTCCTGAGATGCAGTCGCTGTACGACGGAGATGTCGCTCCTGCAGGCGATGGGCGCGAAGAACTCTACCGCCGAAGTCCAACTCCCAAGACACTGACAGGCGACGGCAGCCGCACAGTTCGCCGCGAGCACGGCCTCATCGGAGCCAAGGTCGAGGCTGGGAAGCATGTGTCGCACTGCGTCTGTACGCGCGAGGGCCTCCTCAAGCAGTCCGGACTGTGCCTCTGCCACAGCCAGGTAGGCCTCACACAGACATCGGGCAGCAACATTGGCCCCCAGCGCCGGGTGATCGCGCAGTCGTTCGAGATCGCCTCTGGCATCGCCCATGCGTCCTCGGTCCAGATGGAGTCGTGAGGTCAGCAGAACCGCGGCAACGAGGCTCTCCTCGTCTCCGGCGGCTCGGGCCACACACTTGGCAGATGCTCCACAATCCATAGCCTGGTGAGGCATGCCCTGCGCGCGCTTCAGGTGCCCAAGCAAGACAAGCAAGCGCGCACTCGACGCGATCACACTCATCGGAAGCCGAGACATCAGGCGCGCCGAGACTGCATGCCCAACATGCCGCATCATCGCGAACCCAGCTTGCTCGCTCCACGCAGCGACCTCGTCAACGCTCCCGTACAGTTCAAGTGCGTGCGCGAGCCCCGCGTAGTCTCTCGTCTGCCACATGCGCTCGTAGATGATTGATCGAAGGGCGCATAGGTCATCCACGTCTAGGCGGTCCTTGGCCACTCGGTGCGCGACATCCGCGAGCACCGAGTGCGCTCGGAAGCCAAGCGCCCCCATCGGCATTTCCATGAGACTCAGGAGCGGCATAGCACGGGACAAGCCGCTCCAGTCCACGATGAGATCGCAGGCGACTGCACACTGCTGCAAGGTGGTGAGGAGGCCCTCCCGCAGCAACGCAGCCACGTACAGTGCAGCCACTTCGTGCTCATCGAAGCGACCGACGATGTGCTCAACCTGCCAGACCAGATCCCGCGGTCGGAAATCCCCGCATCGGAAATCGTGCCGAAGCATGATATGTGTCATGGCCGGGTGGCCGCCGAACAACGCAAGAAGCGCGTCGACGTCATCCTCGTCTCTCGACTCACGTCCGCTGTGCAACAGAAGATGCGCCACCTCGTCCGCCGACAGCCGTAGGTCGTCCTCCTCGATCAGCCAGACGCGACGTGGGTCCAGGCGAGAATCACGTGGGATTCGGCGGCAGTTCATGATGGTGCGAGCGGATGTGCCCACGTGAGTGCGCAAGTATGATGCAACCTCTACCACCGAGTGGATGCTTCGAAGCTCGTTGACCCCATCGATCAGCAAGAGGACACGCTTGCCCGCGAATCGCGTGAGCTTCTCTCGCAGAAGGAGAAGCACGTCCGACATCTCGTCGTCTACCGCACACGCAGAGGCGGATATCGGACCAACCTCCGGCGCCGTCCGTACATCGAGAGCATCCCCGATGTACTGGACAACCTCAGTGGCACTTGCATCGATGTCGGGCAGTTCGACCCATATCACAGCATCGTACGCGCCTGACACGGCCACCTGTGCTGCCAGTACCGACTTGCCGTATCCGGCGGCGGCGCACACCAGAGTAAGTGGCGGACACTGACTCTCAAGCAGCCTCAGCAGTCGACTACGTACCATCATGGGCTCAGCCTGCAGGACGGCGTGTCCCAGTATCTCCATCGCAGCTCCCCCTGATTCCGGCGCTGGAGACCCCCTGAAGGACTATCATGTAAGCCTATATACGCCCACAGTGCAATACTCATGCTGCAAATAGCACAGGCCGTATTCACAGGCATGATTCTGGCCAGAGAGGCTCGTCAGGCCATCCTTGGGCGATCCGCTAGCCGGGCAGACCCGATGGCCTGCGGCTCGCCGCGAACACCCACCCCGCCAGACCAAGCGAGAGCAGGATGTCACCCACACTCACGACACCTCTCTGCCACTCGGGACCCGGAACGGCGATCACGTCCGCGAGCTGCGGTAGGAGCGTCTCCCCGTGCAGCGCCTCATGCAACTGGTCGGCATCGAGGCTTGCAGTCGCCTCATCGCGCGGCGCACCCAACTCTGAAGTCGAGCGCAAGCTCACCGGCATGGCGCCATTGAGCCCAATCACCAGTACGTTCATCGCAATCCCGAGAGCCGCGAAGCCGAGAATCCAGCGTCGCCAAACGTTGGCGAGCATCACGCCCACCAGGGCGACCATCATCACGAGCCAGACCATCAGACTCAGGTCATGCCCAACGCCGATGAGTGAAGCCACGCGTGGCCACACAAGCTGAACGGGCAGCAGTACCAGCAGCACCCACTCGCCTCGAAGTCTTTCGTGCTCCAGATTACGCAGAGAACCCCCCGTTGCCAGGGAGAGGAGCAGCGCGAGAACGACTGCTTCCAAGAGGATCACGACGGATCCTCCGACAATCCGAGCGAACCGGAGCGCCGGCTGACGACCGATGCCAGGGTCTTGGCAGCCCGCAGACGGCGCCCCTCCTCTTCGGCCTCCAACCTCTCAAGCGCAGCCCTAGCCCCGATGTGTGAGCGCAAGCGATCGTAACGACAACACACGCCGACGATCACGGCACCTTCGGGCACGACGTCATCATCGGTATCCCGATGATGTCTGATCAACGGCGCAACGCCCTCCAGGAACGGGACCGCCTCGACAATCTCCGCCCCACGCACTGGGTGTGTGGTGTCAGCATCCTCACCGTCGTAGCCGATGCGGCCTACATCGTGAAGAAGTGCACCATACCCAACATGCTCAAGTTCCGTGCTGGACAACCCACTCTCGCGGCCAACGGCTATCGCCAGTTCGGCGACCCGCTCGGCGTGTCCCACATCTTGCGGCCTATCCATCTCAGCTGCGTGTGCGAGCGCCTTGATGGTCTGGGCATACGCACGCCTTATGCGCAGGTAGAGGTTGAAGCTGTTCTGAAGGATCAGCGTCAGCAGTAGCGCGATCGCTAAGCCCCACGCGCCGAGCGACGGGTAGACGCGCAGCACCACTGCGGCCATGGCGATGTGGACCATGTAGACAGATCCAAGGGGGCGAACGAGGGAGATGAACCCCTCCAGAACGCCAGGCCCCCCAGCGGCCCACTGTTGAGCGGCAATCGTCATCACGTCCAGGATGGCGTAGGACGCGCCCATGACGATCCCGAGGACAAGAATGGCATCACTAACGGTGTCCGCCGTCGCAAGCGGACGTACGAGCACTTGCCACGGCGACAACAGTGCGAGCACTGAAACGCTTCGCGCAAGGTCAGCGAGACGACCGGCGACCACAGACACGTCCTCTTGCGAAGCCCTCACCATTACGTCGAGCGCACCGGCGACAGACGCGGCGGTCAGTATCTCACCGGTGCTTCGCAGGGACAGCGCAGCCAGCCCGACGACCAGCGTGATTCGTATCCGATCCCCCTGCGGCAACTGCAGAGTAAGAAGACGGGAAGCGAGAAAGGCAAGGGTGAACCCTGCGACGGCGGCCACGTTGAACGACGCACCGGACAACCTGCTCGCGGTCCACAATCCTGCTGCCGTTCCGCAGGAAATC
Above is a window of Anaerosoma tenue DNA encoding:
- a CDS encoding DUF5317 family protein encodes the protein MILLEAVVLALLLSLATGGSLRNLEHERLRGEWVLLVLLPVQLVWPRVASLIGVGHDLSLMVWLVMMVALVGVMLANVWRRWILGFAALGIAMNVLVIGLNGAMPVSLRSTSELGAPRDEATASLDADQLHEALHGETLLPQLADVIAVPGPEWQRGVVSVGDILLSLGLAGWVFAASRRPSGLPG
- a CDS encoding HD-GYP domain-containing protein, with product MLISCGTAAGLWTASRLSGASFNVAAVAGFTLAFLASRLLTLQLPQGDRIRITLVVGLAALSLRSTGEILTAASVAGALDVMVRASQEDVSVVAGRLADLARSVSVLALLSPWQVLVRPLATADTVSDAILVLGIVMGASYAILDVMTIAAQQWAAGGPGVLEGFISLVRPLGSVYMVHIAMAAVVLRVYPSLGAWGLAIALLLTLILQNSFNLYLRIRRAYAQTIKALAHAAEMDRPQDVGHAERVAELAIAVGRESGLSSTELEHVGYGALLHDVGRIGYDGEDADTTHPVRGAEIVEAVPFLEGVAPLIRHHRDTDDDVVPEGAVIVGVCCRYDRLRSHIGARAALERLEAEEEGRRLRAAKTLASVVSRRSGSLGLSEDPS
- a CDS encoding AfsR/SARP family transcriptional regulator, whose product is MEILGHAVLQAEPMMVRSRLLRLLESQCPPLTLVCAAAGYGKSVLAAQVAVSGAYDAVIWVELPDIDASATEVVQYIGDALDVRTAPEVGPISASACAVDDEMSDVLLLLREKLTRFAGKRVLLLIDGVNELRSIHSVVEVASYLRTHVGTSARTIMNCRRIPRDSRLDPRRVWLIEEDDLRLSADEVAHLLLHSGRESRDEDDVDALLALFGGHPAMTHIMLRHDFRCGDFRPRDLVWQVEHIVGRFDEHEVAALYVAALLREGLLTTLQQCAVACDLIVDWSGLSRAMPLLSLMEMPMGALGFRAHSVLADVAHRVAKDRLDVDDLCALRSIIYERMWQTRDYAGLAHALELYGSVDEVAAWSEQAGFAMMRHVGHAVSARLMSRLPMSVIASSARLLVLLGHLKRAQGMPHQAMDCGASAKCVARAAGDEESLVAAVLLTSRLHLDRGRMGDARGDLERLRDHPALGANVAARCLCEAYLAVAEAQSGLLEEALARTDAVRHMLPSLDLGSDEAVLAANCAAAVACQCLGSWTSAVEFFAPIACRSDISVVQRLHLRTNYATALAELGEVDTAEEILGSVISEVANLKGLEALHAYALGTLANIMFVTDRTEDADEAHSNSMAILEQQSDDFGVATYGIDAARSLRAMTENHRALSTIERSLILLESLGEGARMTYLAAMIEAAATHLALDEPAIAVELIHQVEPEIRGTAASGHLFRSDLVMAEVERREGRVADAVQILTPYTEYIRSGSPNMTLAFYVRAFPGLLGLAARAVGPLLMSAKLLWLVPVRVAEAARTSEMGLLTADEWTYIASRCRPEESPERTLMGRSMSAPPDTNVPVAAASDLHVKLFGRLEVTGPGGRVEEEHWCKRKSRRLFLMLVCRQGCDLSRDVILEYLWPDMDRERALRNFYVTWSALKTAILSGERGNAWRRFLVCTGGVCRVTEAVHSDIADFGRCSRTIREANSSGRHADVVEAGELLAEVYRGDLLPADLYESWFEEDRARFKREFCDAMLVAADSAYETGRYDAALSFLRRASATDPWREDVYQMIMRCQMTAGQRSGAIETYHLCRTRLVDDLGIDPCSETTELFQAVLAMEDGE